A DNA window from Deltaproteobacteria bacterium contains the following coding sequences:
- a CDS encoding type II toxin-antitoxin system RelE/ParE family toxin, whose protein sequence is MDFSVEFYETADGHSPVEEFLDDLKASDPDVHAKVLAGLAKLRDRRNHREPLSKPVGHGLFELRALGRLNTRALWFFRHGRRIIVAHGIRHKGQKLPPEALRVARARKADWERRFGR, encoded by the coding sequence ATGGACTTCTCGGTTGAGTTTTACGAGACGGCGGATGGACACTCACCAGTCGAAGAGTTCCTGGATGATCTCAAGGCGTCTGATCCTGATGTCCACGCGAAGGTGCTCGCTGGGCTGGCCAAACTCCGCGACCGCCGCAACCATCGCGAGCCGCTGTCGAAGCCGGTCGGCCACGGCCTCTTTGAACTGCGCGCGCTTGGCCGCCTCAACACCCGCGCACTCTGGTTCTTCCGCCACGGGCGCCGTATCATCGTGGCGCACGGCATCAGGCACAAAGGCCAGAAACTGCCACCCGAAGCGCTGCGTGTTGCCCGGGCCCGCAAAGCGGATTGGGAACGGAGATTCGGTCGATGA
- a CDS encoding XRE family transcriptional regulator produces the protein MKKTTNFDRYLARQLRTPSFARRYRQAAEEWNVALQLAALRQARGLTQSDVARLAGTTQQQISRMESADYQGHSLSMLRKVVAALGGSVRVHIEPTRAAAGTPRLSPRRAA, from the coding sequence ATGAAGAAAACAACCAACTTTGATCGCTACCTCGCCCGCCAATTGCGCACCCCTTCCTTCGCCCGCCGCTATCGGCAGGCTGCAGAAGAATGGAACGTGGCCCTCCAGCTCGCAGCGCTGCGTCAGGCGCGCGGCCTGACGCAAAGTGACGTGGCGCGTCTGGCCGGCACGACGCAGCAGCAGATCAGCCGGATGGAGTCGGCCGATTATCAGGGCCACTCCCTCTCCATGCTCCGCAAGGTCGTTGCCGCACTCGGCGGCTCCGTGCGCGTGCACATCGAGCCCACCCGCGCCGCGGCCGGTACACCGCGGCTTTCGCCACGCCGTGCCGCGTAG
- a CDS encoding aspartate-semialdehyde dehydrogenase, giving the protein MSDAVFSVAVVGATGLVGAEIIKVLDERGFPLRQLRAYASERTAGDNVTAAGQSACVELIDRADFEGVDIAFFAANEQVSAAWAGRATAANAVVIDSSPLYAADGDVPLVVPEVNAEAIAEYSARRLIACPEAAAVQLAVVLKPLRDAAGLRRVVVSSYQPVSEAGRAGIEALSRQTVEILNGRSPEVEVFAQRMAFNLLPQVGEFLAGGYTRGEQLLIAQTRRLLAEAELQLTATSVRVPVFFGLSQSVNIETVEPLGAAEARELLRTAPGVLLQDDPGAGEYPTPIEAVGADATCVGRIRDDESVGNGLNLWISGDNLRTGAAINAVAVAEILVREYL; this is encoded by the coding sequence ATGAGTGACGCCGTCTTCAGCGTCGCCGTGGTCGGGGCCACCGGGCTGGTCGGCGCCGAGATTATCAAAGTGCTCGATGAGCGTGGTTTTCCGTTGCGCCAGCTGCGCGCCTATGCCTCGGAGCGTACGGCCGGGGACAACGTAACCGCGGCCGGCCAAAGCGCGTGCGTCGAGCTAATCGACCGCGCGGACTTCGAGGGCGTCGACATCGCCTTCTTTGCCGCCAACGAGCAGGTCAGCGCGGCCTGGGCCGGACGCGCCACCGCCGCCAATGCGGTGGTGATAGATTCGAGCCCGTTGTACGCGGCCGATGGCGATGTTCCGCTGGTAGTACCGGAAGTCAACGCCGAGGCCATCGCGGAATACAGCGCGCGCCGGCTGATTGCCTGCCCCGAGGCGGCGGCGGTGCAGTTGGCGGTGGTGCTGAAGCCCTTGCGCGACGCCGCCGGCCTGCGGCGAGTCGTGGTGTCGAGCTATCAACCGGTGTCCGAAGCCGGCCGGGCCGGGATCGAAGCCCTGAGCCGGCAGACGGTGGAGATCTTGAACGGCCGCAGTCCCGAGGTCGAGGTGTTTGCCCAGCGTATGGCGTTTAACTTGCTGCCCCAGGTCGGCGAGTTTCTCGCCGGCGGTTACACCCGCGGCGAGCAGCTGCTGATCGCGCAGACCCGCCGGCTGCTGGCCGAGGCGGAGCTGCAGCTCACCGCCACCAGCGTGCGCGTGCCTGTGTTCTTCGGGCTAAGTCAGTCGGTCAACATCGAAACCGTGGAGCCGCTGGGCGCGGCCGAGGCGCGCGAATTGCTGCGCACCGCTCCGGGGGTGCTGCTGCAAGATGACCCGGGCGCGGGCGAATACCCGACTCCAATCGAGGCGGTCGGTGCCGACGCCACCTGCGTGGGCCGCATCCGCGACGACGAGTCCGTCGGCAACGGCTTGAACCTGTGGATCAGCGGCGACAATCTGCGCACCGGCGCCGCCATCAATGCCGTGGCCGTAGCGGAGATCCTCGTTCGCGAGTATCTATAG
- the leuB gene encoding 3-isopropylmalate dehydrogenase — protein MSVSICVLPGDGIGPEVTAEAVAVLKLCAERRGLALECAEAAFGGCAIDAHGTALPAATRQLATGSDAVLLGAVGGPKWDNPAAAVRPEQGLLGLRRELGVFANLRPVSVFPELLEAAPLRAEILRGVDLVVVRELTGGIYFGQPSERRQTAHGREAVDTCIYNETEIARLMRSAFELARQRRRKVTSVDKANVLSSSRLWREVAHEVARQYPDVAYEDVLVDAMAMHLLRRPRDFDVIATENLFGDILTDEASMLAGSLGLLPSASLGEARNQLGQPRGLYEPIHGSAPDIAGQGKANPLAAILSVAMLLRYSLAQPEAATAVESAVAAVVRAGYRTADLAGAGTRAVSTQEMGAAVRTALADS, from the coding sequence GTGAGCGTTAGTATCTGCGTATTGCCCGGAGACGGGATTGGACCGGAAGTGACCGCCGAGGCCGTGGCGGTACTGAAGCTGTGCGCCGAGCGCCGCGGTCTCGCGCTGGAATGCGCCGAGGCGGCGTTCGGCGGCTGCGCCATCGACGCGCACGGCACGGCCCTGCCGGCAGCGACCCGGCAGTTGGCCACCGGCAGTGATGCCGTGCTGCTCGGCGCTGTCGGCGGCCCCAAGTGGGACAACCCGGCGGCGGCCGTGCGCCCCGAGCAGGGGCTGCTCGGGCTGCGCCGCGAACTCGGCGTGTTCGCCAATCTGCGCCCGGTCAGCGTCTTCCCTGAGCTGCTGGAGGCGGCGCCGCTGCGGGCGGAGATCCTGCGCGGCGTCGATCTCGTCGTGGTGCGCGAGCTAACCGGCGGCATCTATTTCGGCCAGCCGAGTGAACGGCGGCAGACCGCGCACGGGCGCGAGGCGGTCGATACTTGCATCTACAACGAAACCGAGATTGCCCGGCTCATGCGCAGCGCCTTCGAGCTGGCGCGCCAGCGGCGCCGTAAGGTGACTTCGGTCGACAAGGCCAACGTCCTGTCGTCGTCGCGGCTGTGGCGCGAAGTCGCCCACGAGGTTGCCCGCCAGTACCCCGATGTGGCCTACGAAGACGTGTTGGTCGACGCGATGGCGATGCACTTGCTGCGCCGCCCGCGCGACTTCGATGTCATCGCCACCGAGAACTTGTTCGGCGACATCCTCACTGATGAAGCGTCGATGTTGGCCGGTTCGCTCGGCCTGTTGCCCTCGGCTTCGCTGGGGGAAGCCCGCAACCAGCTCGGGCAACCGCGCGGGCTGTACGAGCCGATTCACGGCAGTGCTCCCGACATCGCCGGGCAGGGCAAGGCCAACCCGCTGGCCGCGATTCTCTCCGTGGCCATGCTGCTGCGTTACTCTTTGGCGCAGCCCGAGGCTGCCACCGCGGTCGAGTCGGCAGTGGCTGCGGTCGTGCGCGCCGGCTATCGCACCGCTGATCTTGCCGGCGCCGGTACGCGCGCGGTGAGCACCCAGGAGATGGGAGCGGCGGTGCGCACGGCGCTGGCGGATTCATGA
- a CDS encoding 2-isopropylmalate synthase, producing the protein MKPEVVQIFDTTLRDGEQSPGATMNVEEKVVIARQLEKLGVDVIEAGFAVSSPGDFDSVARVAEAVSRPIVLSLARTREADIRQAVKSVEKAAHPGVHIFIATSDLHLKRKLMMSRQEVIDAACWAVQYAKQYLDYIEFSAEDASRSDRDYLVQIFGEVIKAGALTLNVPDTTGYAIPEELGALFKFLIANTPGGERVRWSTHCHNDLGMAVANSLSAVRNGARQIECTVNGIGERAGNTSLEEVAMAIATRKDHFHGLRTNIVTEQIYPASRLLSQVTGLVVPANKPIVGDNAFAHEAGIHQDGVLKDKLTYEIMRPESVGIPSNKLVLGKHSGRHAFAERLKRLGVELYDVDMNKAFERFKALADIKKQIFDDDLIAIVTEEVVRVPDRFELLDLYVTASSTTLPHAKLRLRVDGEQHEAEGDGDGMVDACYKVIAKITGIHPKLERYAVKAITGGTDALGEVSCLIHQGGVSATGQGAHTDIIHASALAYINALNKLEYRRAHHQQPRSGGP; encoded by the coding sequence ATGAAACCAGAGGTCGTCCAAATCTTCGACACCACCTTACGTGACGGCGAGCAGTCGCCGGGCGCAACCATGAACGTGGAGGAGAAGGTGGTCATCGCCCGCCAGTTGGAAAAGCTGGGGGTCGACGTGATCGAGGCCGGCTTTGCCGTCTCCTCACCGGGTGACTTCGATTCCGTCGCTCGCGTCGCCGAGGCGGTCAGCCGGCCGATCGTGCTCAGCTTGGCGCGCACGCGCGAGGCCGACATCAGGCAGGCGGTTAAGAGCGTCGAGAAGGCCGCTCATCCCGGCGTTCACATCTTCATCGCCACCTCCGACCTGCACCTCAAGCGCAAGCTGATGATGAGCCGCCAGGAGGTGATCGATGCCGCCTGCTGGGCGGTGCAGTACGCCAAGCAATACCTCGACTACATCGAGTTCTCGGCCGAGGACGCCTCGCGCTCGGACCGCGATTACCTGGTGCAGATCTTTGGCGAGGTGATCAAGGCCGGCGCGCTGACGCTCAACGTGCCCGACACCACCGGCTACGCCATCCCGGAAGAGCTCGGCGCCTTGTTCAAGTTCCTGATCGCCAACACCCCTGGCGGCGAGCGCGTACGCTGGAGCACGCACTGCCACAACGACCTCGGCATGGCGGTGGCCAACTCGCTGTCCGCCGTACGTAACGGCGCGCGCCAGATCGAGTGCACCGTCAACGGCATCGGCGAGCGCGCCGGCAACACCTCGCTCGAAGAGGTGGCCATGGCGATAGCCACGCGCAAGGATCATTTCCACGGCCTGCGCACCAACATCGTCACCGAACAGATCTACCCGGCCAGCCGCTTGCTGTCGCAGGTCACCGGCCTGGTGGTGCCGGCAAACAAACCGATTGTTGGCGACAACGCCTTTGCCCACGAGGCCGGCATTCATCAAGACGGCGTCCTCAAGGACAAGCTCACCTACGAGATCATGCGGCCGGAGTCGGTCGGCATCCCGAGCAACAAGCTGGTGCTGGGCAAGCATTCCGGCCGCCATGCGTTCGCCGAACGCCTGAAGCGGCTCGGTGTCGAACTCTACGACGTCGACATGAACAAGGCCTTCGAGCGCTTCAAGGCACTCGCCGATATCAAGAAGCAGATCTTCGACGATGACCTCATCGCCATCGTCACCGAAGAAGTGGTGCGCGTGCCCGACCGCTTCGAGTTGCTTGACTTGTACGTCACCGCTTCGAGCACGACCCTGCCGCACGCCAAGCTGCGGCTGCGCGTTGACGGCGAGCAGCACGAAGCCGAGGGCGACGGCGATGGCATGGTGGATGCCTGCTACAAAGTGATCGCCAAGATTACCGGCATTCATCCCAAGCTGGAGCGCTACGCGGTCAAGGCCATTACCGGCGGTACCGATGCGCTCGGCGAGGTATCGTGTTTGATTCACCAAGGGGGCGTGAGCGCGACCGGCCAAGGTGCGCACACCGACATCATTCACGCCAGCGCGTTGGCTTACATCAACGCGCTCAACAAACTCGAGTACCGCCGCGCCCACCACCAGCAACCCCGCAGCGGGGGCCCGTGA
- the pssA gene encoding CDP-diacylglycerol--serine O-phosphatidyltransferase yields the protein MAVRERVRVIRAAHRVPPPLRKGVYILPNLFTTGGLFCGFYSVIASLHGDFQIAALVILLAQLFDILDGRIARMTGATSRFGIEYDSLSDLVAFGVAPGILVYRWALEPWHSWGWLAASLYVTCGALRLARFNVQYDNVEKRHFIGLPIPAAADVVAATLLLYFYFGGEGATHKHLLVLLMTYVLAGLMVSNIKYFSFKEVNIHRRQPFWLLVAGIFLLKLLIAEPQLIIFAGATLFAASGPARALIVRVRWLLHGRWRRRLKLVEPGLTRPVESHTDGGQ from the coding sequence ATGGCCGTAAGGGAAAGAGTGCGGGTCATCAGGGCAGCGCATCGGGTGCCGCCGCCGCTGCGCAAGGGCGTCTACATCCTGCCCAACCTGTTCACCACCGGCGGCCTGTTCTGCGGCTTCTACTCGGTGATCGCCAGCCTGCACGGCGATTTCCAGATCGCCGCGTTGGTGATCTTGCTGGCGCAGCTCTTCGACATCCTCGACGGCCGCATCGCGCGCATGACCGGCGCCACCAGCCGCTTCGGCATCGAGTACGACTCGCTCTCGGATCTGGTCGCCTTCGGCGTGGCGCCGGGCATTCTGGTCTACCGCTGGGCGCTCGAACCGTGGCACAGCTGGGGCTGGCTCGCTGCCTCACTGTATGTGACCTGCGGGGCCCTGCGGCTGGCCCGCTTCAACGTCCAGTACGACAACGTCGAAAAGCGCCACTTCATCGGCCTGCCGATCCCGGCCGCGGCCGATGTCGTTGCCGCCACGTTGCTGCTCTACTTTTACTTCGGCGGCGAAGGCGCCACCCACAAGCATCTGCTGGTACTGCTGATGACCTACGTGCTGGCCGGGCTGATGGTCAGCAACATCAAGTACTTCAGCTTCAAGGAAGTTAACATCCACCGCCGCCAGCCGTTCTGGTTGCTGGTGGCCGGCATCTTCCTGCTCAAGCTGCTGATCGCCGAGCCGCAACTGATCATCTTCGCCGGCGCCACCCTGTTTGCCGCCTCGGGCCCGGCGCGTGCGCTGATCGTGCGGGTGCGCTGGCTGCTGCACGGGCGCTGGCGGCGCCGGCTCAAACTGGTGGAACCCGGCTTGACAAGACCGGTGGAGTCTCATACGGATGGCGGCCAATGA
- a CDS encoding phosphatidylserine decarboxylase family protein: MRLPLAREGYPLITVAALIALLLWWLAGALGGLAGAALLALVLNFFRDPEREVPADERLILAPADGRVISVATVREERFLKAEVTKISIFMSPLNVHVNRNPVSGTVISTHYNHGKYFRAFAEKASLDNEQNAIVVEDARGRRICFVQIAGFLARRIVCYLAPGMTIGRGQRCGIIKFGSRLDVYLPPPAAVQVQVGDRTTAGETVIGIWP; the protein is encoded by the coding sequence TTGCGGCTGCCGCTGGCGCGCGAGGGCTACCCGCTGATTACGGTGGCGGCGCTGATAGCGCTGCTGCTGTGGTGGCTGGCGGGAGCGCTAGGCGGCCTTGCCGGCGCGGCGCTGTTGGCGCTGGTGCTTAACTTCTTCCGTGACCCCGAGCGCGAGGTGCCGGCGGATGAGCGCTTGATCCTGGCCCCGGCCGACGGCCGCGTGATCAGCGTGGCCACGGTGCGTGAGGAGCGCTTCTTGAAGGCCGAGGTCACCAAGATCAGCATTTTCATGTCGCCGCTCAACGTCCACGTCAACCGCAATCCGGTGAGCGGTACCGTGATCAGCACGCACTACAATCATGGCAAGTACTTCCGTGCCTTCGCCGAGAAGGCCTCGCTCGACAACGAGCAGAACGCGATCGTGGTCGAAGATGCCCGCGGGCGGCGCATCTGCTTCGTGCAGATCGCCGGCTTCCTCGCCCGCCGCATTGTTTGCTATCTGGCGCCGGGGATGACCATCGGGCGCGGGCAGCGCTGCGGCATCATCAAGTTCGGCTCGCGGCTCGACGTTTACTTGCCGCCGCCGGCCGCGGTGCAGGTGCAGGTAGGTGACCGCACCACCGCCGGAGAAACGGTGATTGGGATATGGCCGTAA
- a CDS encoding glycosyltransferase family 2 protein yields the protein MSSSDSPFPAHGVDPSARAGRGQVELSVVVPAHNEAASLRQLWQETAAAVAATGLSWEMIVVDDGSTDETTAVLRELHAADARLGAISLRRQCGKAAALATGFRAARGRLVVTLDGDLQDDPREIAPVVAALAKSDVVNGWKVARQDPLSRVLASRLFNFVSRRLFGLKLHDLNCGLKGFRREVVAELPLYGELHRFLPLLAFWRGFSVSELPINHRPRRAGRSRYGSMRALYAAMDLVTVLFLTRFRRRPAHLFGLAGAGLLAPGTLIVLYVTYLRLLYGNIQRRHPLLIAGVLLIVVGVQLLTAGILGELVAHAVAPGEREYPVRFRLPAGGN from the coding sequence ATGTCATCGAGCGACTCGCCATTTCCGGCGCACGGGGTTGACCCGAGTGCCCGTGCCGGCCGCGGTCAGGTTGAGCTCTCAGTTGTGGTGCCGGCTCACAACGAGGCTGCTTCGTTGCGCCAACTTTGGCAGGAGACGGCGGCGGCGGTGGCGGCCACCGGTCTGAGCTGGGAGATGATCGTGGTCGACGACGGCAGCACCGACGAGACCACCGCCGTTTTGCGCGAGCTGCACGCGGCCGACGCCCGGCTGGGGGCGATCTCGCTGCGCCGGCAGTGCGGCAAGGCGGCGGCATTGGCCACGGGTTTTCGCGCCGCCCGCGGCCGCTTGGTGGTCACCCTCGATGGCGATTTGCAGGATGATCCGCGCGAGATTGCGCCGGTAGTGGCGGCGCTCGCCAAATCGGACGTCGTCAACGGCTGGAAGGTGGCGCGCCAGGACCCGCTGTCGCGGGTGCTGGCCTCGCGCTTGTTCAACTTCGTCTCACGCCGCCTCTTCGGGCTCAAGTTGCATGATCTCAACTGCGGCCTGAAGGGCTTTCGCCGCGAGGTGGTGGCGGAGTTGCCGCTCTACGGCGAGCTGCACCGGTTCCTGCCGCTACTGGCATTCTGGCGCGGCTTTTCGGTGAGCGAGCTGCCGATCAACCATCGCCCGCGCCGCGCTGGTCGTTCGCGCTACGGTTCGATGCGGGCGCTCTACGCTGCGATGGATCTGGTCACGGTGCTCTTTCTAACCCGTTTCCGGCGCCGGCCGGCGCACCTGTTCGGGCTTGCCGGAGCGGGCTTGCTCGCTCCGGGCACCCTCATCGTCCTCTACGTTACCTACCTGCGGCTGTTGTACGGTAACATTCAGCGGCGGCATCCGCTGCTGATTGCGGGCGTGCTGCTGATCGTCGTCGGCGTGCAGTTGCTGACGGCCGGCATTCTCGGCGAGCTGGTCGCCCACGCCGTTGCCCCGGGGGAGCGCGAATACCCGGTCCGCTTCCGCCTGCCGGCGGGCGGCAACTGA
- a CDS encoding glycosyltransferase produces MAGEGNARPRLRLTVVGPAPPLRGGIAHYTTALVRALRRAGHLVQVVGLRRQYPRYVFPGTTERDYSSVALALGVDAVVDPLAPWTWRAAAAAVSRFGPDLVLMAWWQPALGAVLATFVQLIRRRGRRVAFLCHNLGAHDATPLDDWLTGYALRRCDGAIVHSQADAERLRRHRAGVTVVRTTHPAYDLPEFGPPLAPAVARAQLGLSGDVLLFFGLVRRYKGLTDLIRAMPEIGRRRACTLVVAGEFYEPRAPYQALVDELGLAERVRLLDRYVPNEEVGVYFSAADVVVVPYRAATQSGVVALAQQFHRPVVVTRVGGLPDMIGEGVTGLVVPPADPAALAAAVLRIYEEGVAMWGVRVQQAQGATWAEEIDVIERLAISGARG; encoded by the coding sequence ATGGCAGGGGAGGGGAACGCGCGGCCGCGCTTGCGGCTTACCGTCGTTGGTCCGGCGCCGCCGTTGCGCGGAGGCATTGCCCACTACACCACCGCGCTGGTGCGCGCGTTGCGGCGCGCCGGCCATCTCGTCCAAGTCGTCGGGCTGCGGCGTCAGTATCCGCGCTATGTGTTTCCAGGTACGACTGAACGTGATTACAGCAGCGTGGCGCTCGCCCTCGGGGTCGACGCGGTGGTGGACCCGCTGGCGCCGTGGACCTGGCGGGCGGCAGCCGCGGCGGTCAGCCGCTTCGGCCCCGATCTGGTGCTGATGGCATGGTGGCAGCCGGCGTTGGGGGCGGTGCTGGCCACGTTCGTACAGCTGATCCGGCGCCGCGGCCGGCGGGTTGCCTTTCTTTGCCACAACCTCGGCGCTCACGATGCCACGCCGCTCGACGACTGGCTGACCGGCTATGCCCTGCGCCGGTGCGACGGTGCGATCGTGCACTCGCAGGCAGATGCGGAGCGCCTGCGGCGCCATCGCGCCGGGGTGACGGTGGTGCGCACCACGCATCCGGCCTACGACTTGCCCGAGTTCGGGCCGCCCCTCGCGCCCGCTGTGGCGCGCGCGCAGCTGGGGCTGTCGGGTGACGTGCTGCTCTTCTTCGGCTTGGTGCGCCGCTACAAAGGGCTGACGGACCTGATTCGCGCCATGCCCGAGATCGGGCGCCGCCGCGCCTGTACGTTGGTGGTCGCGGGCGAGTTCTACGAGCCACGGGCGCCCTACCAGGCACTGGTGGATGAGCTGGGGCTGGCCGAGCGTGTTCGGCTCCTGGATCGTTATGTGCCGAACGAAGAGGTCGGCGTCTACTTTTCTGCGGCGGACGTGGTGGTGGTACCGTACCGCGCGGCAACCCAGAGCGGGGTGGTGGCGCTGGCGCAGCAGTTCCACCGTCCGGTGGTGGTTACGCGCGTCGGTGGCCTGCCGGACATGATTGGCGAGGGGGTGACGGGCTTGGTGGTGCCGCCGGCGGATCCTGCGGCGCTGGCGGCGGCGGTGCTGCGGATCTATGAGGAGGGGGTTGCTATGTGGGGGGTGCGTGTGCAACAGGCGCAGGGGGCGACCTGGGCGGAGGAGATTGATGTCATCGAGCGACTCGCCATTTCCGGCGCACGGGGTTGA